The sequence TGTAGAGACTCTCCAGGTACTCCAACTTCCTCGctcagtccaaaaacatgcatgtttcatTGATTGGTCTTTCTAAAGTCTCTCTAGCAGTGAatgtgagcatgagtggttgtcTCTTTGTGTTAGCTCTGTGATGGAGTATCTACTACCTGTGCATGCATGGGATGGGGGATGAATTAAAGATAATACAATCTGATGGTTTCCTTGTGAATTTGCTTATATAAACACCTATTAGAAATTGTACTGATATGGACCATgtaatgaatttgttttaatttgtttataattgAAATAAAGTAATTATATCGAACTGAACTGTCTGTAAGTGCTTTGAACTGAATACCAAATAGTTCATGTAGGTGTGTGACAATTAAAAATTCCTGTGGTATATGTACTTTTCACCTAATTCATTCTTTAGATCTAAGAGATATAATTTTTGTAACAATGCATGTAAATAGAAAACAACATGAAGATGATTTGTGTCTACATTTAGTCAAATTTTTACCATGTAACATGGCATACAAGTGTGGTGTGTGTGGGGTGAAGGGTTAAAGATAATAGGCTAGAAGAGGGACGGGTGGTGAAGGGTGTAGTGTGCTGTCTGAGGGGTTCCAAGTGGGGGCTGTGGTCCTGTGTACAGGGGAGGGTTACAAGCTTCACTGGGGTCATCAGGTGGGCACCCTACTTTATTGGGGTTTCGATGATAGGCCCACAACAACTCCAAAGGGCTCATCGGCAATACCTGCTATCCCATGTGTGCTCCCCTCAGCTTCTAACCCTTCTCAACGACTGGCATTATTTAGGAGCCCAGGAGGAATCTCTCCTTTTCAATCAAACCCACCAACTTGCCTGTTCAGCTGCACTTCACAGGGCTTCTGAAGCCAACTTCTACTGGGCAGACCTTGCTTTCCAGCCACGGCGTCAGTCAACAGTTCAGCTTAGCCCTACTTGCGTTTGTTGGGCTCCTCCACAGCATCCTCCTCCCAGGGTACAGTGAGCTCTATGATGTACACTGTGAAGTGAAGAGGACCAAAGCATGCAATAATTACAATATAACTGAAAAGAATCTTCCTGCAGTcctatgtaaaacaaaaaagtttatttaagacTAAAGTAGGAAAACAGTACTTAAACACGAATGCATAACAGTCTTCATATCTGAATTATGAAAGTACAAAGTGCAGATACTTTTGTCTTTAGTAcagaacaacaaagaaaacgTGAAAGGAGAGGTGAGACATAATTGCGGTTCACGTTTGgcacattaaaacacaactgTGGCGATTGtagttttatgtcatttcagGGGGTGTAATCCAAGAGCCGATGCCGAGCAAtaggaggggagggaggggagagaaaTCCTCTACCGGagcaggaagctgctgctgggaCTGCCAACAGAAGACAGAGGAGGTGCGAAACAACGTCGACATCAGTAGGCAGCCAGCGGGTATCCACCATAATGTAGACAAAATAAGGACAGGATCAGTCGTGCGCCACATCAATCCGTCTGCACGAGCAGACGTCCAGGGTGCAGTGGTGACAACAAAAGCAGACCGAGGCGTATATTTTAGCGTGGTGAAAATGAAGGAGCTAAAGGGCTGCGGTATGCGCTCCTCAGTGGGCTTTCTGTCCCGCAGAGAACTGACTGGGCAGCCGCTGTTGAAGGAAGAATTCCAGAGACGCAGACTGGCAGGCTGCACCAGTCTCTACAAGAAAGATATGCTCGGACATTTCGGCTGTGTTAACGCCATTGAGTTCTCCAACAACGGTGGAGAGTGGCTAGTGTCAGGTAAGTTGACAAACCCTTCTTCTTTTAGCTTAGGCTGTTTTGAAAATGTTAGCTTGCTAACGCTAGCTCGCCTGGCTGTCAGCTGAAACGCTCCTGGGCTAGCTGATGCTAAGTTAGCCTAGCTGTTTCGCTAGCTAGCAATCGTTAAGCCGAACAGTCAGCAGGTCAGAGGGCAGCAGCACGAGACCCCTTCCATATGCCAGTGCTGAAAATGGTAAGTGTCGTCACTGAAGTCTAATTCTTCCCCTGTGATGGGTTTAATCATCACAGCCTCTTGAAATCACAACGTTGTTTATGCTTTGAGAGTATTAAAAACAATCATATGGCCCAGCGTGACACACTGGCTTGCCATTTTGGTTTTGCACAATGAAGCTGCAGTTCCCTAAAATTATATCAGCTGGACTTAACCAGATCAGGTAAGGTACATACAGTTAGATGGACGACAACTCTGCCACCTTGAGGAATAAACGAAACTCTTATTGGGGACTCCAGAGAAACTGTAACTATGATGAATTGTTAAAATGCTGTAATTGACTAGATTTTGCTCCAGATACAAATCTGGTGTTTTCATGTTGGATCCAGTTTGAATCTGCACTTTTTTGCTGGTAAAAGGCCATCTTTCACTGCAGGAGGAGATGACCGCCGGGTGCTTCTTTGGCACATGGAGAAAGCCATCCATGGCCGGGCCAAACCTGTCAAACTGAAGGGCGAGCACCTGTCCAATATCTTCTGCCTCGCCTTTGACAGTACAAACAAAAAGGTCTTCTCTGGTGGTAAGAGAAagaaagcatgtgtgtgttactgtTTTTCCCCACAGTAATAAGAAACTTGTTTATCTGGCAGAAGTTGGTAAAAGCAGGGCTctataaatttattaaaattaaatgtttcacaCGAACAAACACATAGTGCATCTACATACATCAACACATAAATATAGTCTACACAACTATATGTCCAGCACAAAAAGCAGGTAAGTCCAGGTGTGCACTAAGGTGGAATCAATcaatcaagtttatttataaacatttaaaaacaactcatGTTGTCACAGTGCTAAACAGTGTGGTGTCACAGTGCTGGGGGTTATTCCAGGATCTGGGGCTGCAATCACAAAGGCACGGTCACCCCTGAGTTTTAAGTTTGAGTGTGGTACCACTAGCACCACTCAAGCACCACTTGGTCAAGTTCAGATCAAGTCATTCTTCTTGACATTTGCCAACCTTAAGATaaatgaagaggaggatgtggtagaaataaaatttaaaaaagtgtccccccccccccccccccccccttttttttttttttttttttaccacaatcTTTTTAATATTCGAAAGCCATTTTGGCAACTTAAACTTGCATATATGATGATCTCCTACAAATAAAGTTACAAGCAACAGAATGTCTTAAACATTTTGTCACAGTCCTCGAGGGGTTATGGCATCAGGCATACTTCATACTTTGATTCCCTTTCCACACATAGATGGGGGTCCAGATTTATGGTGAGGTCGAGCCACAACCGCAGCTCCATTTAACTGCATGTAAGTGCAGTTATTGGAACAAGGCATAGCTTAAAGGGCTAAGCACTGTTGCTAGCAGTTAATAGCCTGTGGATAGGACAGACTCACAAAGCCATATGGATTTATTGTTCTTATGCAGGAGGTGAGGAACCACACATGATCAAACATCCCACCAGGCTTTTACAAAAAGTTGCAAGTTAACCAATGTGGTTGACAGCATGACTCCAAACTCTGACCTCAAATTGAAGTCCAGTGTGTATGTTGTAAGGAAGCACATCGGTTTGACCAGCGATTcacaaaaagaataataataaacatttaatttagctttgttttttacTAAGTGGCTAACATTTCAACATTCTCACTGATGATGTTTTCTTAATATTAACTTGCAAGATGCTAAAAATAAGGTGTTATCAAAACAACACCTGTTGTGAAGGACCAGTTTAATATAGCATGTGCATTCATGTCACAACAAAATGAGTCTAGATAAACAGCAATCAGGCTGAATTATGAAAGAAATCAAAAGTTTAAGTATAGCCTTAGAGGATCGCTGTGTACTAAAACTAATAATGTTGCAGCCTAGTTATAAATGCATTAActtgaaggtaaaaaaaatcttatttaaataaaaaataaaataaaataacacttttaatactgttttattgAACTTGAAATGACATGAATTGGAAATCTGGACTTTTGTCTAAATATTTCAGCGggtgttttatttaacaaaatagtAGTTTTGGTATAGTGACAACtcttaatacatttttaacaaagatttaaacaaattccctttttgtgtgtgtgttttttttaaggaaatgaTGAACAAGTGATTCTTCATGATGTGGAGAGGTGGGtaacaaaaacactgatgtgATCACAGCTGTTATAAACAGTCAGTGATGAATCAGCTGGCTGATGAATGCATCCTCACATGAACTATTTAACTAACGTGGGAATGGTTGTTGCTCCTGCAGAAGGGAAACTCTGAACGTGTTCCTGCATATTGATGCAGTGTACAGCCTGTCTGTCAGCCCCGTCAACGACAACGTGTTTGCCAGCTCGTCTGACGACGGTCGTGTTCTTATCTGGGATACTCGTGAACCACCACATGGAGGTAAAAGGATAGATTAGATCATGATCatcattatatttatatttgttgcTCATTCATTTGCCAGTGTTGTTTAGGCAGTAAACAGGAAAAACTGGATGTTTGTGGAAATTAAGCTCTGAAtaaccatttaaaacaaatcatgATTGCATAGTTTTATTTGTCACAGTCTGCAAATACATATTGCTGGAGTGTGAGGGGATTACAATAAATTAGGAAGagtgtaaatgaaaataaaactaaacactTCCTGCACTTAAATGTGGAACAATGACAGCATTACAAGCTTCAACCATTGTATAAAGTGGACTTAACTGAAATGATAATTAAACTCATGGTAATGTGTAGAAAGCATGTCTTTGTGCATGGGCAGCATTTTAATTAGTTGTGCAGTGTATTTTAATGGACTCTCTTTTGGACTGAAAAGGATGTGTAGCAGTTGCTTTAACGTTAAAAATACAGTGTCTCGTCTTGCATGGCATCCTCGTCCTTCTATTTTAGAAGCCTTCCTTGTGACCAAGTTGGCAGCGATTAGTCTTTCATTCCTGCCAGCGTGCTTTTTATGTTAGCCCATTAGCGCACTGATGTCCCAGTTTGAATGGATGGAAAATGTAGATTAAATCCTCTGTTAATGCATCTACGGCTGCTACAGTATTAATCAACCAAAAGAAGGATACTGGTTTTTAATGATTCAGTCTGCATTTTCTGAGTTTTAAAGAAATTCTCAATCTAAACAAGAGGTATTGAGCTTCAAATTCAGACATAAAGTGACTCTTAATCTTCCATATAAGCTACACTAAGATGGACCATTATAGATATCAGTAaggtgaatgtttttttttatgcttttttttattggctCAAGTTTTAAATTCTGCAAGTTTACCTTGCATTATTTAAAACACATCTTTCTGGAGTGaatctgaatgaaaaacatGGCCGTTTGGATATGTCACACGTTTCACTGTCGGTGTTCATGTAAGTGTCGTCTCTTCCTGCAGAGCCATTCTGCCTGGCCAGCTACCCCTCAGCCTTCCACAGTGTGATGTTTAACCCTGTGGAGCCCCGGCTGCTCGCCACAGCTAACTCCAAGGAGGGCGTTGGATTGTGGGATATCCGCAAGCCGCGCAGGTCAGACAACATATCTGTTTTCTGTATGTTGAACCTGTTTATAAAAGAGGAGGAAAGTTCATTATTCCTCAAGGATAAAGTGATTAACATCAGGGGCAGTTGTGAGGGATTCTTGGGCAAAAAAAGTCTCAATTTAACTTTTTTggcataaaaaatattaatttttatgctaaaaaaaaaaacctttttgccatttttaagCCCAAACATCAGAAGTATATCTGCACTATTGCTCAGGATTGTAGAATGAATGCTCTTCtatttaaagtgtgttttatttgcCTCTTAGTGTTTTATGTTCATTGGTTTTAGGCACAAGTACATGTGACACTTTTTTCCCTCCTCCACCAGATGTTGCTGTTTCCTTACTGTTAAAACCATTGTTCCAGCTGCAGAGCTAGCtcactgaaaacatgtttataccAATAAGATGAAAACACTGACGTGTGATGAGTGTGTTAAGACACTTTCAGGCTATTAGGGCACAAAAGCCTCTCTGGCCCCTCTGTTGGCTCTGCTTCTCCTCAGTGAGGGTAGGGTTTGTTTAGAGTAGAAATCTGCTCAGTTCACCGTTGAATGTGAAAATGGCTTCCTAAGAGgcatttcattaaatatttaattttctccaTCCATGTTTGTGTAGTTGGTCGTCTGTTAAGCATCAGACATGtacaaacattttaagaaatttccagaacttgttttctttttcattgtttctttttatatctTCAAACTATCTGGAAAATGCAACAGAAGTACCTGGGAATGCATAATGTTGTAACTGTACACTTTCATAACAAGCCCATCCATAAGGAGGGAATttcacataataaataaatgactaactgtgttgtttttaatcagAGCAAAACTTTAATATCTCTGCTTTCACAGATAACTGTGAAGCTGGAGCCTGAACAAACCTATTAGTTCAGCcctgaaaatgactaaatagcACCTTTTCCTTTTCACCGTACTAAAGTAAGACTTAGAAATAGCTTCATAACTTGGGTACCTTCAGACAGAGGAGGTCTCTGCATGCTAAGCTAACCAGCTTAGGGCTTCAGCCACATATTAAAGAGGCAGATGTGAAAATGATGCCATACATATCTGTAATATTATCTTTCCTCTTGTCCTCTTAGCTCACTGCTTCGTTATGGAGGCAGCATGTCACTGCAGAGCGCCATGAGTGTCCGCTTCAACAGCACCGGCACACAGCTGCTGGCTCTGCGGCGACGCTTGCCGCCTGTTTTGTACGAGCTGCACTCCCGGCTGCCCAGCTTCCAGTTTGACAACCAGGGCTACTTCAACTCTTGCACCatgaaaagctgctgttttgCTGGGGACAAAGATCAGGTGGGTAACTGGATCATGGGAATCCTAAACTAAAAATACTACTTTTTGAGacagaagaaatttaaaatgagacatCAGCACTCCTTGCAATTATTTCCCTTTACCTACTGGGAAATATGTTCACGAAACTATACAGGGCTGAATAAGTTTCCACTTCATGGAGAACAAATGAAACTAGTCTCTTGCTTGTAATGTAATACCCACATGACCATGATTTAGCTTCTGACATAGGGAGCAGATTTGGACTGTAGAACAGTAAAAAGATTTTTGTTAATGACTTTGTGGTTACTTCAGATGAAACGTAAGAATTTGTGAAACGAGTGGGATCAATTTAAGGAATAGGAAAAAAGATTTGTTCCTTCAGTAAAATCAGAAACTTTTGAGAGCTCGAGGAACACCAGAAGCCCCTGAAATCAACCACTGATCCTCCCGTTGGTCCTACTCAGACATTACATCACCGTGGAGTCATGTTTATTATGTTAATATTATTCAGGGCTGTCAGTTGAGTTTGTGAAGACTTAGAAAAATGATTATTCCCGGCATGACTTGTTTAAGAGTTGGAGGAATTACGTCAGGGCTTTACAGAAAGGTTGCAGGTTAGAATCTGCTCAGCTGCAACCAGGTTAGACAAAACTCActcttttgttttgcaaaaaGTAGATAGTAAAAATTGTGGTGTTCACTCAgttgttgtagaaaaaaagactgaataatCTAACTGTTCAGCGCACTGGATAACAGTCGCAAGGTTCAGTGCTGGTAACATTAGTATTGGTCACTTCAGGCCTTGAAGTTTATACCAATGTAAATACCTGAGGCCAGTTGCTCTAAACACGTTTCTCTGTAAGTGTaatatttaaatggtaaataatAATGTCTAATAGCCTGAATAATAATGGTAATATTTAAAGCCAATTCGAAGATTTTTATCCTGATTATTACTGTTCTTTACTATAATATGTATATTATATGTGTATCGGAACCCTGTTCTTCAACATCAGGCTGATTTGAagatcttattttattttattttattttaattttgcatcAGACAATGTTTTGCTGTGTTATGGAGGTTTGTGGTGAGTCTGGGATTTGGAGACTTATGATGTAATGACTAACTTTGTCTAAACATTATAATTTATGCAGCTGCAGTTGTCCTCGTGTCGCTCCCTCTGCCAGCAGATTTTGGGGAGCTGTGTGCTGTGAGCGCAGCTGGAGAGTTTCTCAAATCAAGTCAAATCGCGGCTCCTTATGTCAGATATTTCACTGAGCCAGTGGAAACGTGAGATTGTCTATGATGGCACCGTTTAGACAAAAAGTTGACGAGTGAAACAAACGAGAGACAAAGATCATGATGAAGGACTAGATGAATTCTCACCTCGAACAAGGTTAAGCAGGAATGGAAGATAGATGGATTTTAGTGTTGTCTGAACAGCACTACACTTCTCAGTCATTTCTTCACACTGACACCACAGACGGTAAAGGATTTTCTCAGCGTGGTGTGAGAGCAGAACAGAAAGGCAAACTACTGCATGAAATTAATGGAAAGGAAAGTTGGGGGGGGAGGGGTCTTGGGTGCAACATTCCTACTTGATGTGTCCTCTGGGAGTCTGAAACTAAGCACACAGGTGTTCAGGTCAGTGTGTTCATGTACCCTGCAGCTAGACTGAGCTTAAGGAGGAATCAATTTTACTCCTGCAAAGTGAGTCTTGtagggtttctttttttttgttgttgctaaaAATGTAggatgctgctgtttttttgtcctctctctctcgctttctcgctggtaaaaaaaaaagaacaataaagtcTTCACAGTCGGGCTGTGACACTGCTTCAGagaaccagcagcagaagatgatgtcaaaaacaaataattggTCTTAAATTAGGAAGATGGTTTTATCTTTATTCTGCAAATGACCCTCCATTCTGTCTCTACCTGCTGCTTGTGGACATGTAAATCTAATAGAATAGAGAACATCCCCCACCCTGACTCTTTCAACTTACTCTAAGCAACTCTTTTAAGTAAAGCCATCTGTTAATAAAGTCTAATAACAGTTCAGATGGGGAGCAGGAGCTCTGTAAGGTCAGACTGTCATGTCACATAAAGACTGTATTTGATCACATATTATGACAAACATCTCTGGGATGAGATCTGGTGGTTTTGTGCTGTATATCGACCCCCTCGAGGTCCATCTTCTGGCATACTGCTATTATATTTGAGATTTCCTCTCCCCTCTAGGTAAAATTGAAAGCTTTGCCAAATGAAATGGAGCCGACCTAAATCTAAGAATCCATTTGTTTTCCCCCCTCAGTACATCTTGTCTGGATCGGATGACTTTAATCTTTACATGTGGAAAATTCCAAAGGACCCAGAGGCAGGTGAGGAACTGTATCTGTTTGCTCAGACTGCGTATTTGTGTTGCTGCATGCTGATATGTCGAGCATGTTTGGTCATATGTTTTATATTCCTGCATGACAAAACTAGAATGATCAAATTAGCTGGATAAAAGGGTTGGATTGACTTTTGTCTGTGGCATGGTTGTATAAAAGAGATTTATAAATACACATCTTCTGAATTAAAAGGAACTTCTTTTTGACATCTATGTagacaaaacagattttttgctTTAGCTTTGAGCTGCAGAAATCATTCCAGACCTCTCTTTGCTCTTAGCTGATGAGCTTCAACCCTAGCCTTATGTTTGCCCTTCATTCATGTGGGTATAATAGATTTTCTAGTGTTTCTGTAACAGGAAAAAGGTAATTATAAGGGAGGAAAATTCTCAGTTAAAATGCAGCAATCTAATATTAAAGTATTTGAACTCTGTGGCACCACTTGACACATTTGTGGTGTTCATTTCCCTGCTGTTACTCACACGGAAAATATGTGCACACTTCCTATCTGAGGTTAGATAAGTGCCACATTATGAGGATTCCTACTGTTGTGTCTTAGtctgctttttctgtttcagggTGAAGGATCATGCAGTCAGACAGCTTTGTTTTGATGACTCCTTGTAGTTTGTCTCGAATATTTTGTCTGCCATTAACAAACCCTTCCTTTTAAGGAGGCCCTGGTCGTGTGGTAAACGGGGCTTTCATGGTTCTGAAGGGTCACCGCTCCATTGTGAATCAGGTCCGCTTCAACCCTTACACCTACATGATCTGCTCCTCCGGAGTGGAGAAAGTCATCAAGGTCAGTAGCAGAACATCATTAGTGGATGGACTTGGGCCCAAAGGTTAAGTTAGAGGCACAAGTCTCTTCATGTAGTGGTTAGAAAAGTAGTCTGTAAGTGTACTATGAGCCTCAGTAGACAAGCCCCTAAGTGAGATATTGATCTCAAGTGACAACATCGAGGAACTGGCTGAGCTCTGACTTCCCTCTGTGCtgggaaatggaaaaaaaatagattttcccATCACTGGCTGCCATCTGAAACGGATAATGTTGAGCAGTGTTCAAAAACAAGACCATGGAAGACCAGGAAAGCCTCCACAGATGTAATACAGTATTCCCAAAACCAGAGCCAAACACTGATAAACAGCACTGTGCACAAGTCTTCAGCCACTCCTTGTTTCCGGATATCTTGCCTCCCATGAGCCACTTTTTCATTTCAACTTTTAAAGTGGTAATGAGCAGCAGCTCATCAAGCTTTCTGAAGGACTTCCACAGTTTTTCTGTGAATCTTggctttttcactcattttcagtacAATTCTTGTACCTCACTATTTTCAGAGGAGTGTGTTTTTTTGAAGACATCAGTGTATGAATCATTCAagtataaaaaaacatcttaagaAATTAAAGTGTTGTTTCTACACATAGGACAATTTGATAACCAATGTTACTAACAGCCTGTCACATTGACACATCATTTGTTCACGTCTTCTGCTGCATctacaaagaaatgaaaacaataacacaGTTTGATAGACATAGAATTATATTTTTTGCACCAACAAGTTGATTCCCAAAGAGCCATGGCTTGATATTTGTCTTATGTCGGTATGGGCTGCTGGGTTGATAAGTAGAAtaagcaaaaattaaaataaataaaaaaaacccagcaAAGACCTGAGATATGCATATGAACCTTCAGCTGATCTATCAACTGTTCAGCCTTCTGTTTCAAGAATGCATTCTTGGACAAGAATTAAATCTGAAGTAGCtagtttattttgattttaaatccaaactGAATAATTCCTCCATCATGTATACTTTCATTCCTGTCCTGTCGCCACGACGACACGGTGCTCTCCCTCCCTTCTCCTGCTCAGCAGACCAAAGTGAAGCAGTCTGCTGGTGtcgagctgctgctgcaaaactggattaaaaatcaaagcaaaaatggttattatgtggtcttccatgttgtagacgAAACTGTTTAGGGGCTCTTCATTCAACCTTTTTGttcctctctctccctccatccatttttctttctgtcccaCTGCCCCTGCATGTGTTCAACTTGAAATGGatcttttcctccatttttttttttaaccctgaatCTATCTTTCCTAAATGTTTCTTTTCCAGGTGTGGAGTCCGTACCAGCAGCCAGACAGTCTGGGTGACCTGGAAGGCCGTGTGGAGGACAGGTCACGCAGCCTCTACACCCACGAGGAGTACATCAGTCTGGTTCTCAACAGCGGCAGTGGTCTGTCCCATGACTACGTCAGCCAGTCCATACAGGAGGATCCGCGCATGATGGCTTTCTTTGACTCCTTAGTGCGCCGGGAGATTGAGGGCTGGAGCTCAGACTCCGATAGTGACTTGAGTGAGGAGGCCATCATGCAACTCCACGCCCGTGGACGTCGCTCCACGCGGGCCACAGCAGCAACTCCTGCCCCTGCCTCTACTGTGGATCACCACAGTGACTCTGAtaactcctcctcttcctctttggcTGGACCGGACGCCTCGGGAGGGGAAGAGCAAGCTGGAGAAGATGGGGAGGAGCGTCCCAGAAGAAGAAGTAGACATCAAAGTCACCAATCTGGTTTCCTGGTGAACGAGGACTCGGACTCTAGTGAATTTTGGCTCGACCCAATGCCCCGTCCTCGATCCCCAAGCCCCAGAGAGAACTCTACACTTTCCAGCCCCACctcttctccttctcttccCGCTGGAGCTTCCAGCTCCTCCACGTCCACTTCCAGTTCCAGCAGTGACGACGAGGAGCGGCGCAGCGCAGTGAGGCGGCGCAATGTCATGCGGCGGAGACGAATGCATGTGGTCTCTAGAGCGGGGGATCGACCAGAGTCTGTACAGGCTCTGTTCTCAGCCATCGATTCCTGCAGCTACCCATCGATTTCAGTCGATGACCTGTCTTCTTCCTCGTCAGGTGAAGGACAAGACTCCCTCAAAATCAAACCCCGAACTAGTGGAGCCAGTGAAGAGGAGAAGTGTCTGAGCccttctgactttgtgtgtccAAGTCCAGTAATGTCCCCTGAGAGCCAAGAGAATGAGGAAGGGAGTGATAGGACTGAGCTGGAAAGGCATCCAGGGGGATCTCCTCTGTCACTGGACACTTGCAGGACTGAGGAGAGGGAGCTAACTT comes from Melanotaenia boesemani isolate fMelBoe1 chromosome 20, fMelBoe1.pri, whole genome shotgun sequence and encodes:
- the dcaf5 gene encoding DDB1- and CUL4-associated factor 5 isoform X1, which codes for MEKAIHGRAKPVKLKGEHLSNIFCLAFDSTNKKVFSGGNDEQVILHDVERRETLNVFLHIDAVYSLSVSPVNDNVFASSSDDGRVLIWDTREPPHGEPFCLASYPSAFHSVMFNPVEPRLLATANSKEGVGLWDIRKPRSSLLRYGGSMSLQSAMSVRFNSTGTQLLALRRRLPPVLYELHSRLPSFQFDNQGYFNSCTMKSCCFAGDKDQYILSGSDDFNLYMWKIPKDPEAGGPGRVVNGAFMVLKGHRSIVNQVRFNPYTYMICSSGVEKVIKVWSPYQQPDSLGDLEGRVEDRSRSLYTHEEYISLVLNSGSGLSHDYVSQSIQEDPRMMAFFDSLVRREIEGWSSDSDSDLSEEAIMQLHARGRRSTRATAATPAPASTVDHHSDSDNSSSSSLAGPDASGGEEQAGEDGEERPRRRSRHQSHQSGFLVNEDSDSSEFWLDPMPRPRSPSPRENSTLSSPTSSPSLPAGASSSSTSTSSSSSDDEERRSAVRRRNVMRRRRMHVVSRAGDRPESVQALFSAIDSCSYPSISVDDLSSSSSGEGQDSLKIKPRTSGASEEEKCLSPSDFVCPSPVMSPESQENEEGSDRTELERHPGGSPLSLDTCRTEERELTLDSSDSREACSSNSQNQRSSGVNGQHQPVTLVGGCASENLHMSSESEEETGVKPEDSRPQREKGPAHSTLKRTHVGSDKTESSSSPSEKKLKT
- the dcaf5 gene encoding DDB1- and CUL4-associated factor 5 isoform X2 encodes the protein MKELKGCGMRSSVGFLSRRELTGQPLLKEEFQRRRLAGCTSLYKKDMLGHFGCVNAIEFSNNGGEWLVSGGDDRRVLLWHMEKAIHGRAKPVKLKGEHLSNIFCLAFDSTNKKVFSGGNDEQVILHDVERRETLNVFLHIDAVYSLSVSPVNDNVFASSSDDGRVLIWDTREPPHGEPFCLASYPSAFHSVMFNPVEPRLLATANSKEGVGLWDIRKPRSSLLRYGGSMSLQSAMSVRFNSTGTQLLALRRRLPPVLYELHSRLPSFQFDNQGYFNSCTMKSCCFAGDKDQYILSGSDDFNLYMWKIPKDPEAGGPGRVVNGAFMVLKGHRSIVNQVRFNPYTYMICSSGVEKVIKVWSPYQQPDSLGDLEGRVEDRSRSLYTHEEYISLVLNSGSGLSHDYVSQSIQEDPRMMAFFDSLVRREIEGWSSDSDSDLSEEAIMQLHARGRRSTRATAATPAPASTVDHHSDSDNSSSSSLAGPDASGGEEQAGEDGEERPRRRSRHQSHQSGFLVNEDSDSSEFWLDPMPRPRSPSPRENSTLSSPTSSPSLPAGASSSSTSTSSSSSDDEERRSAVRRRNVMRRRRMHVVSRAGDRPESVQALFSAIDSCSYPSISVDDLSSSSSGEGQDSLKIKPRTSGASEEEKCLSPSDFVCPSPVMSPESQENEEGSDRTELERHPGGSPLSLDTCRTEERELTLDSSDSREACSSNSQNQRSSGVNGQHQPVTLVGGCASENLHMSSESEEETGVKPEDSRPQREKGPAHSTLKRTHVGSDKTESSSSPSEKKLKT